The sequence below is a genomic window from Flagellimonas marinaquae.
GCCAAAGAAACCAAAAAGTTGCTCAAGGTGACCAAAGAATCACTCTACATTGGAATTCGCGAATTTAAGTTAGGCAACCGAGTGGGGGATGTAGGATATGCCATTCAAAAATATACCGAGGACCACGGCTATGGAGTTGTCCGCGAATTGGTCGGCCATGGCTTGGGAAGGGAACTACATGAAGATCCCCAAATGCCCAATTATGGCAAAAGAGGACGTGGCAAAAAGTTTGTAAATGGAATGGTGGTTGCCATTGAGCCCATGATCAATATGGGTACCAAGCGCATAAAACAACTCAAGGATGGCTGGACCATACTGACCGCCGATGGCAAACCGAGCGCACACTTTGAACACGATGTGGCATTAGTTGACGGCAAACCGGAACTATTGTCCACTTACCAATATATTTACGAGGCTCTAGGAATTGCCAGCGATGAAGAGGATGAATTCCGTAGCAAGAAGTTGGTGC
It includes:
- the map gene encoding type I methionyl aminopeptidase — translated: MIKVKTAEEIELMRESALVVSRTLGMLAKEIKPGANPLKLDKMADEYIREQGAIPGFLGMYDFPNTLNWSPNAQVVHGIPNNEPLKDGDIISVDCGAVKNGFYGDHAYTFEVGEVAKETKKLLKVTKESLYIGIREFKLGNRVGDVGYAIQKYTEDHGYGVVRELVGHGLGRELHEDPQMPNYGKRGRGKKFVNGMVVAIEPMINMGTKRIKQLKDGWTILTADGKPSAHFEHDVALVDGKPELLSTYQYIYEALGIASDEEDEFRSKKLVL